In one Drosophila gunungcola strain Sukarami chromosome 2R unlocalized genomic scaffold, Dgunungcola_SK_2 000004F, whole genome shotgun sequence genomic region, the following are encoded:
- the LOC128253960 gene encoding 60S acidic ribosomal protein P2, whose amino-acid sequence MRYVAAYLLAVLGGKDTPASGDLEKILSSVGIEVDAERLTKVIKELAGKSIEDLIKEGREKLSSMPVGGGGAVAAADAAPAAAAGGDKKEAKKEEKKEESESEDDDMGFALFE is encoded by the coding sequence ATGCGTTACGTGGCTGCTTACCTTCTGGCCGTGCTCGGTGGCAAGGACACCCCCGCCAGCGGCGACCTGGAAAAGATCCTGAGCTCCGTGGGCATCGAGGTCGACGCTGAGCGTCTGACCAAGGTCATCAAGGAGCTGGCCGGCAAGAGCATCGAGGACCTGATCAAGGAGGGTCGCGAGAAGCTCTCCTCGATGCCGGTTGGCGGTGGTGGCGCTGTGGCCGCCGCCGATGCCGCccccgctgccgccgccggtGGCGACAAGAAGGAGGCCAAGAAGGAGGAGAAGAAGGAGGAGTCCGAGTCCGAGGACGACGACATGGGCTTCGCCCTCTTCGAGTAA
- the LOC128253952 gene encoding putative fatty acyl-CoA reductase CG8306 codes for MASSPITDFYAGRNVFITGATGFVGVTIVEKLLRDIPNVGTLYLLMRAKKGKNVQERLEELKKNSVFDKFKELQLESRLSKIVPIEGDVGLENLGISPKDRQTLIDNVNVVFHSAATLDFFQSLKETTNINLRGTRRVVELCQQLKKLDALVHVSSAYVNAYLTKVEEKLYPSPEDPEKIIQLSETLNDEALKELEPKLLKDHPNTYTFTKHLAEHEVANVASKFPCGIVRPSMITAAWKEPLPGWTISKNGPQGFFMGASKGVLRRLPLDPTIIMDYIPIDVVVNGIITTGYYVNSLQAKNGGRPSELQIFHLTSSTYKPFRFELMADKINGYLHDYPLNSAVWYPNLRLVKSLWVFRLSAILFHFIPAVILDLVTKIGGGRPILVRLHKNVWNSLNTLERFIFTEWHFDSKKLLALSKTLNPVDKKKFIIDIGELSWDEYFSNTILGVRQYLSKEHPRNLEKARRKDKILLGLHVALQLLFWYGVFKLIVCFTGISGAKAALILPVLYYLFGLL; via the exons ATGGCCAG CTCACCCATCACAGACTTCTATGCGGGTCGCAATGTGTTCATCACCGGAGCCACTGGCTTCGTGGGCGTCACCATTGTGGAGAAACTCCTGCGGGACATTCCCAACGTGGGCACTCTGTACCTGCTGATGCGTGCGAAGAAGGGCAAGAACGTTCAGGAGCGACTGGAGGAGCTGAAGAAGAACTCCGTGTTCGACAAGTTCAAGGAGCTGCAGCTGGAGTCCCGTCTGTCCAAGATCGTGCCCATCGAGGGCGATGTGGGCCTGGAGAATCTGGGCATCTCGCCCAAGGATCGTCAGACGCTGATCGACAATGTGAATGTGGTCTTCCACTCGGCCGCCACTTTGGACTTCTTCCAATCGCTGAAGGAGACCACGAACATCAACTTGCGGGGCACAAGGCGAGTGGTGGAGCTGTGCCAGCAGCTGAAGAAACTGGATGCTTTGGTCCATGTGTCCAGCGCCTATGTGAATGCCTATCTTACGAAGGTCGAGGAGAAGCTGTATCCCTCGCCCGAAGATCCCGAGAAGATCATCCAGCTGTCGGAGACGCTCAACGACGAGGCTTTAAAGGAACTGGAACCAAA ACTACTTAAGGATCACCCCAATACCTACACCTTCACCAAGCATTTGGCCGAGCACGAAGTGGCCAATGTGGCCAGCAAATTTCCCTGCGGCATTGTCCGTCCCAGCATGA TCACCGCTGCTTGGAAGGAACCGCTGCCTGGTTGGACTATTTCCAAGAATGGCCCCCAGGGCTTCTTCATGGGCGCCTCCAAGGGCGTGCTACGTCGTCTTCCCTTGGATCCCACCATCATCATGGACTACATACCCATTGATGTGGTGGTTAATGG AATCATAACCACCGGCTACTATGTGAACTCACTGCAGGCGAAAAACGGAGGCCGACCATCCGAACTGCAGATCTTCCACCTGACCTCCAGCACATACAAGCCGTTCCGGTTCGAACTGATGGCGGACAAGATCAACGGCTACCTGCACGACTATCCACTGAACAGTGCCGTCTGGTATCCCAATCTGCGTCTGGTCAAGAGCCTCTGGGTCTTCCGACTGAGCGCCATTCTCTTCCACTTCATTCCCGCTGTGATCCTGGATCTGGTCACCAAGATTGGAGGCGGTAGGCCCAT cttGGTTCGCCTGCACAAGAACGTATGGAACTCACTGAATACCTTGGAGCGATTCATATTCACGGAATGGCACTTCGACAGCAAAAAGTTACTGGCGCTTTCCAAGACTCTCAATCCGGTGGACAAGAAGAAGTTCATCATTGACATCGGTGAACTGTCGTGGGATGAGTACTTCTCCAACACTATTCTGGGAGTTCGCCAGTATCTCAGCAAGGAGCATCCCAGGAACCTGGAAAAGGCTCGTCGCAAGGACAAAAT CCTTCTGGGTCTCCATGTGGCCCTGCAGCTCCTCTTCTGGTATGGAGTCTTCAAGCTGATTGTTTGCTTCACCGGAATTTCGGGAGCTAAAGCGGCTCTGATCCTGCCCGTGCTTTACTACCTATTTGGACTGCTCTAG
- the LOC128253958 gene encoding cyclin-dependent kinase 4: MSQSPQLKRQKMSQGKKFGDGDPFNYQELNIIGTGAYGTVYRARDVMSGNIVALKKVRISLNENGVPMSTLREISLLKQLNASNHANIVKLFEVCQFLERDGQLLILLVFEHLEQDLSDLIDRLPKSGMSPPTIQRLSRELLTGVDFLHSHRIIHRDLKPQNLLVSSQGHLKIADFGLAKTYGSEMKLTSVVVTLWYRAPEVLLAQPYNSTVDIWSAACIIFEMFNRRALFPGTSEKNQLDRIFELTGRPTEQQWPQTISVALEHFPQRHPKRPRDFCPHLCKYADGLLNQMLSYDLHLRPSALACLEHEYFQQEPL, translated from the exons ATGTCACAATCACCTCAGCTGAAGCGACAGAAAATGTCCCAGGGGAAAAAGTTCGGCGATGGAGACCCATTTAATTACCAGGAGCTGAACATCATTGGCACAG GTGCTTATGGAACGGTCTACAGAGCCCGGGATGTGATGAGCGGTAATATAGTGGCCCTGAAGAAAGTGAGGATATCGCTGAACGAGAATGGAGTGCCAATGTCCACGCTGCGGGAAATTTCGCTGCTCAAGCAACTGAATGCCAGCAATCATGCAAATATAGTCAA ACTGTTCGAAGTATGCCAGTTTCTGGAGCGCGATGGCCAACTGTTGATTCTTCTGGTTTTCGAGCATTTGGAACAGGATCTGTCGGATCTTATAGATAGACTGCCCAAATCAGGCATGTCGCCTCCTACAATTCAG CGCCTGTCGAGGGAATTACTTACTGGAGTGGACTTTCTGCACTCGCATCGCATCATCCATCGTGATTTGAAGCCCCAGAATTTGCTAGTCTCGTCGCAGGGTCACCTCAAGATCGCTGACTTTGGCCTGGCCAAAACCTACGGATCGGAAATGAAGCTCACTTCGGTGGTGGTCACCTTGTGGTATCGAGCCCCCGAAGTACTGCTTGCCCAGCCCTATAATAGCACCGTAGACATCTGGAGTGCCGCCTGCATTATCTTTGAGATGTTCAACCGCAGGGCCTTGTTTCCGGGAACCTCTGAGAAGAACCAGCTGGACCGCATCTTCGA ACTGACTGGTCGGCCCACCGAACAGCAATGGCCCCAGACTATTTCAGTGGCCCTGGAGCACTTTCCCCAGCGTCATCCAAAGAGACCAAGAGACTTTTGTCCCCATTTGTGCAAATATGCCGATGGCCTGTTGAAT CAAATGCTATCCTACGACCTGCACCTGCGACCATCCGCCTTGGCTTGTCTGGAGCACGAGTACTTCCAGCAGGAGCCACTATAG
- the LOC128253959 gene encoding uncharacterized protein LOC128253959, whose translation MFAFSWQLFSGLILVVVILAAMTTAAPQLQEVPHSLLDIETPNQFSYSPSPLAQPDSLRSKPYFDFLSTLYAHDTAKSQLFRPYSARQRRDAAAQRLERPRRAIVFRPLFVYKQSEIRKQEIKDRNAQRRHDLNRITRV comes from the exons ATGTTTGCATTCTCTTGGCAA CTTTTCTCTGGCCTGATCCTGGTGGTGGTGATCCTGGCGGCCATGACGACGGCAGCTCCCCAGCTGCAGGAGGTGCCGCACTCACTGCTGGACATCGAGACGCCCAATCAGTTCAGCTACAGCCCCTCGCCCTTGGCCCAGCCCGACAGTCTGCGCTCCAAGCCGTACTTTGACTTCCTGAGCACCCTCTACGCCCACGACACGGCCAAGTCGCAGCTCTTCCGGCCATACTCCGCCCGCCAGCGCAGGGATGCGGCTGCCCAGCGGCTGGAGCGACCGCGCAGGGCCATCGTCTTCAGGCCACTGTTCGTGTACAAGCAGTCGGAGATCCGCAAGCAGGAGATCAAGGACCGGAATGCCCAGCGACGTCACGATCTGAACCGCATTACCCGGGTGTAG
- the LOC128253950 gene encoding LOW QUALITY PROTEIN: putative fatty acyl-CoA reductase CG8303 (The sequence of the model RefSeq protein was modified relative to this genomic sequence to represent the inferred CDS: deleted 1 base in 1 codon), which produces MAVITEHGGTTSPPENNNSLVGNGKLRLNGHQLSTSLTIPEFFAHKNIFVTGGTGFLGSVLIEALLDTHPDIGTIYVLVRGKRKFDPSERIRRLLQKPIFEKYSEKTLAKVVPVVGELSEPNFGFGPELLQELIEQVNVIYHSAATIKFSSPLRTAIRTNLTGTMRTIELAKQLKHLAAYIYCSTAFCNSNNRGLIAEEVYKSQFDPYEMMKMAEDDAAWEDFTDQKCKGYIRDHPNTYTFTKNLSENLLMAEMSGLPAAIVRPSIVYGTLEHPMKGWVGNANSGHLGFLAGFVKGIFRTMCGSANAVIDIIPCDYVINSSLVMGWYVGTRKLEQPEIIHCTSGEVNPLNLAEFCTIINDSVERHPPNSFVWKPATKLRNGWRYNLFFYLFHLLPAMVFIIPEKLFGIGMPQHTAYEYMRVFQKGTKAFDYFLDKDFRYSLKNALRISALIPESDRRRYNFDASQCDWSEFIDRCLIGIRRFYFKESAVTTEWHRNYWKVFNFLYYAGYVVIFAVLYFALTLTLGMQIGLTLAVLIWGFLVWL; this is translated from the exons ATGGCTGTCATCACGGAACATGGCGGCACCACCTCTCCGCcggaaaacaacaacagccttGTGGGAAACGGAAAACTGCGGCTCAATGGTCACCAGTTGAGCACTTCGCTGACCATTCCGGAATTCTTCGCCCACAAAAACATCTTCGTCACCGGCGGCACAGGCTTTTTGGGCTCTGTCCTGATAGAGGCTCTTTTGGACACACATCCCGACATTGGAACCATCTACGTTTTGGTGCGCGGCAAGCGCAAGTTCGATCCCAGCGAGCGGATTCGTCGACTGCTCCAGAAGCCG ATTTTCGAGAAATACTCGGAGAAGACGCTGGCCAAGGTGGTGCCAGTT GTGGGGGAACTCAGCGAGCCGAACTTTGGCTTTGGGCCCGAGCTGCTGCAGGAGCTGATCGAGCAGGTCAACGTGATCTACCACAGTGCCGCCACCATCAAGTTCAGCTCCCCGCTGCGCACCGCCATTCGCACCAATCTCACGGGAACGATGCGCACCATTGAGCTGGCCAAGCAACTGAAGCACCTGGCCGCCTACATCTATTGCTCCACGGCCTTCTGCAATAGCAACAATCGCGGTCTGATTGCCGAGGAGGTGTACAAGTCACAATTCGATCCGTACGAGATGATGAAGATGGCCGAGGACGATGCCGCCTGGGAGGATTTCACCGATCAGAAGTGCAAGGGCTACATTCGGGATCATCCCAACACGTATACGTTTACCAAGAATCTCTCCGAAAATCTGCTGATGGCCGAAATGTCTGGACTGCCAGCAGCCATAGTCAGGCCATCAATTG TTTATGGCACCCTGGAGCACCCGATGAAGGGCTGGGTGGGCAATGCGAACTCTGGTCACCTCGGCTTCTTAGCCGGCTTTGTTAAGGGAATTTTCCGGACAATGTGCGGAAGTGCTAATGCTGTGATCGACATCATACCATGCGACTATGTGATCAATTCGTCATTGGTCATGGGCTGGTATGTGGGCACCCGGAAACTGGAGCAGCCGGAAATCATACACTGCACCTCGGGGGAGGTGAATCCCCTGAATTTGGCCGAATTTTGCACGATCATCAACGACAGCGTGGAGCGGCATCCGCCCAACAGTTTCGTCTGGAAGCCGGCCACGAAGTTGCGCAATGGCTGGCGTTACAATCTGTTCTTCTATCTATTTCATCTGCTGCCAGCGATGGTCTTTATCATTCCAGAGAAGCTATTCGGCATCGGAATGCCGCAACACAC aGCCTACGAGTATATGCGCGTTTTCCAAAAGGGAACCAAGGCCTTCGACTACTTCCTGGACAAGGATTTCCGCTACTCCCTGAAGAATGCACTGCGTATCTCAGCTTTAATACCCGAGAGCGATCGAAGGCGGTACAATTTCGATGCCAGCCAGTGCGATTGGTCGGAGTTTATTGATCGCTGTCTGATTGGCATCCGCCGTTTCTACTTCAAGGAGTCGGCAGTGACAACAGAATGGCATCGAAACTACTGGAAGGT CTTCAATTTCCTGTACTATGCGGGTTATGTTGTCATCTTTGCCGTCCTCTACTTCGCCCTCACTCTAACTTTGGGCATGCAGATCGGTCTTACGCTGGCGGTCCTGATCTGGGGATTCCTCGTCTGGTTGTAA
- the LOC128253956 gene encoding uncharacterized protein LOC128253956, with the protein MNTTLRVARLSLHRCCRFVGHKARSNEASGLRRLPAVSGQKRRFADRYTFDDKTQAQIEGFRNDMSMAELPRESPWREESAADFPERLDELGYESHCNDRLYMAKNKFRDAQDQYIMEREERRTEAQKRIQNHFARNQQEPETMRRRAVQQDPVEHQKRQEQIIEQNRRKWQSRPASRRETNTSGITYRPELRREKYFEEKQQRETAKRNPGSAEDAAEDQTLVYDSNRPTAEWLRKREAAKEAEYWHSWHTCPSSRDAETTEEVKPHLRRKKVVSHPPAYPRDGQRRGYHQIVPPVYRLKAKTVVLLHKRRPTGIEKQFHKFARKQATPWHQDVAQTNAQPQQKPQVVPEKEEDKKKPKRKENRRSVEPPRFRMVVKSRTPVSRPSTPVCSYSGQFDMPPTIAGPSVYMAALRKSLAETCRNYSSGNTN; encoded by the coding sequence ATGAATACCACTTTAAGGGTTGCTCGATTGAGCCTGCATCGCTGTTGCCGTTTTGTTGGCCACAAGGCTAGGAGCAATGAGGCTTCCGGTTTGCGCCGATTACCGGCAGTTTCTGGCCAAAAGCGTAGATTTGCCGACCGATACACCTTCGATGACAAGACCCAGGCCCAAATCGaaggttttagaaatgatATGAGCATGGCTGAGCTTCCCCGCGAGTCGCCTTGGCGCGAAGAAAGTGCTGCTGATTTTCCCGAGCGTCTGGATGAGTTGGGCTACGAGTCGCACTGCAACGATCGTTTGTACATGGCAAAGAATAAATTTAGGGATGCCCAGGACCAGTACATAATGGAGCGCGAGGAGCGGCGCACGGAGGCGCAGAAGAGGATTCAAAATCATTTTGCGCGCAATCAACAGGAACCGGAAACAATGCGCCGCCGTGCTGTTCAGCAGGATCCCGTCGAACACCAAAAAAGGCAGGAGCAAATCATCGAGCAGAATCGACGCAAATGGCAAAGCCGCCCGGCATCGAGGAGGGAAACGAATACCTCGGGCATCACCTATCGCCCGGAACTGCGCCGGGAAAAGTATTTTGAGGAGAAGCAGCAACGGGAAACGGCGAAACGCAATCCGGGTAGTGCTGAGGATGCGGCGGAGGACCAAACGTTAGTCTACGATTCCAATCGTCCCACTGCCGAGTGGCTGAGAAAGCGCGAGGCGGCCAAAGAGGCGGAATACTGGCATTCCTGGCACACCTGTCCCAGCTCCCGGGATGCCGAGACCACGGAGGAGGTAAAGCCCCATCTGCGACGCAAGAAGGTGGTGTCCCATCCACCCGCATACCCTCGAGATGGTCAGCGACGCGGTTACCATCAGATAGTGCCACCGGTTTACCGGCTCAAAGCCAAAACCGTAGTGCTGCTGCACAAACGACGACCCACTGGCATCGAGAAGCAGTTCCACAAGTTTGCCCGCAAACAGGCCACACCCTGGCATCAGGATGTGGCACAGACCAATGCGCAACCACAGCAAAAACCCCAGGTGGTGCCCGAAAAGGAGGAGGACAAAAAGAAGCCCAAGCGCAAGGAGAATCGTCGATCCGTGGAGCCCCCAAGATTCCGGATGGTCGTCAAGAGTCGTACTCCGGTGTCGCGACCCTCTACGCCCGTTTGCAGTTACTCGGGGCAGTTCGACATGCCGCCCACCATTGCCGGACCCAGTGTTTACATGGCGGCACTTCGTAAATCCCTCGCCGAGACCTGCCGAAACTACTCCAGCGGCAACACCAACTAG
- the LOC128253957 gene encoding LOW QUALITY PROTEIN: serine protease snake (The sequence of the model RefSeq protein was modified relative to this genomic sequence to represent the inferred CDS: deleted 1 base in 1 codon) encodes MQVICGILLILGVVASILSEFCDNGTGECKDLSASDCPAVFFNLALIGRFVKYCDEFNDIVCCPLPINMQSQSQQFSGNIGLKRFEKECRRYNEIRASCRSTPLIVGGAKAAGRELPFMALLGQRGKNSSHIDWDCGGTLIHPKFVLTAAHCLETSETKEQRLDPKYQGPKYVVRLGELDYESSADDARPQDFRVVNYVVHPAYGEDDDTGSRRNDIALVELDREATFNEYVAPACLPPASGNDHLQVTAAGWGATAEGGHSSSHLLKVTLERFEEEQCTQRLEHKIDRRTQLCAGSRNTSADTCYGDSGGPVFVQHSTYSCLKQVIGITSYGLVCGVQGLPSVYTKVHLYTDWIENIVWGE; translated from the exons ATGCAAGTGATTTGTGGGATCCTGTTGATCCTGGGAGTAGTAGCCAGTATTTTATCTGAGTTCTGCGACAATGGAACTGGAGAGTGCAAAGATTTGAGTGCCAGCGATTGCCCGGCCGTATTTTTCAACCTGGCTTTGATTGGTCGTTTTGTGAAATATTGCGACGAATTCAACGACATTGTGTGCTGTCCACTGCCCATTAACATGCAAAGCCAGTCGCAGCAGTTCTCAGGAAACATTGGCCTCAAAAGATTCGAAAAGG AATGCCGTCGCTATAATGAGATAAGAGCTTCCTGTCGCTCCACCCCGCTGATTGTGGGTGGCGCCAAGGCCGCTGGCCGGGAACTCCCCTTTATGGCGCTTCTGGGGCAGCGTGGGAAAAACTCTTCGCACATCGACTGGGACTGTGGCGGCACCCTCATCCATCCCAAGTTCGTGCTCACCGCCGCCCACTGCCTGGAGACCAGCGA aaccAAGGAGCAGCGCCTGGATCCCAAATACCAAGGTCCCAAATATGTGGTCAGGCTGGGTGAACTGGACTACGAGAGCAGCGCGGATGATGCCCGGCCGCAGGACTTTCGGGTGGTCAACTATGTGGTGCATCCTGCATATGGCGAGGATGATGACACTGGGAGTCGCAGGAACGACATTGCCCTGGTGGAACTGGACAGGGAGGCGACTTTCAACGAGTATGTGGCACCTGCCTGCCTGCCACCGGCCAGTGGAAATGATCATCTCCAGGTGACAGCCGCCGGCTGGGGAGCCACCGCCGAAGGAGGACACTCCTCCTCGCACCTGCTCAAAGTCACCCTGGAAAGATTCGAGGAGGAGCAATGCACTCAGCGGTTGGAGCACAAAATCGACAGGCGCACTCAACTGTGCGCCGGATCTCGGAACACCAGTGCGGATACTTGCTACGGCGATTCCGGTGGACCCGTCTTCGTGCAACATTCTACA TACTCCTGCCTCAAGCAGGTGATTGGCATCACCTCATACGGATTGGTGTGCGGCGTCCAGGGATTGCCCAGTGTGTACACCAAGGTACACCTTTACACCGACTGGATAGAGAATATCGTGTGGGGCGAATAG
- the LOC128253954 gene encoding LOW QUALITY PROTEIN: dolichol kinase (The sequence of the model RefSeq protein was modified relative to this genomic sequence to represent the inferred CDS: deleted 1 base in 1 codon), with protein MRSPETDSEQSDESDSCGSSTDDSHSSRLRHQRRSTHRGADVFSLKAMAPRPNAGPGGWLCLLLPLALSVRLLHDSPDCDKDATRMQWLLTVSAGGMALETLCFFVYAFVKTGILVKCLVSLLPGVTTSLSLYLLADSSLTFAVFVGFLMTSAYQQIYIYTLRGFEGSFTYGEASVFVQGLVLFAISAVHRLCGFFCGASWPTGEFETLNMIMVNALFWLLVFCLALVVFPSLRKPYRFYLWMLQLLLAVTCMPVTRPLPLMALIHFLLRDHNRLSILVFYLLLVVLTCITVAWQIGSASKASTRIRKIFHLLIVLVYIPGLIYECALLYLATGVALAAFVVLELLRLLKIPPFAERLSDAFRSFKDEKDAGELALTPFCLLIGCSMPVWMTPCPCSGGDTLALLSGILAVGVGDTAASVVGSKLGRNKWGKSSRSLEGTIAFVVSILLAVWLLDITGLVGMTQAKWFATIFAALNTALVEAFTDQVDNLVLPLIFYAIVGLA; from the exons ATGCGGAGCCCAGAAACGGACAGTGAGCAATCGGACGAATCGGATTCCTGCGGCTCCTCCACGGATGACAGCCATTCCAGCAGATTGCGCCACCAGCGAAGGAGCACCCATCGTGGTGCCGATGTGTTCAGCCTGAAGGCCATGGCGCCCAG ACCCAATGCCGGACCCGGTGGCTGGTTGTGCCTGCTACTTCCGTTGGCCTTAAGTGTGCGCCTGCTCCATGACTCACCTGACTGCGATAAGGATGCTACCAGGATGCAGTGGCTCCTCACGGTTTCCGCCGGCGGAATGGCCCTGGAAACCCTCTGCTTCTTCGTCTATGCCTTTGTAAAGACGGGCATCTTGGTCAAGTGCCTGGTGAGCCTGCTGCCCGGAGTGACCACCAGTTTGAGCCTTTATCTGCTGGCCGACTCCTCGCTGACCTTCGCCGTCTTTGTGGGATTCCTGATGACCTCCGCGTACCAGCAAATCTATATTTACACTCTGCGTGGCTTCGAGGGTTCGTTTACCTACGGCGAGGCCTCTGTTTTTGTC CAAGGACTGGTGCTCTTCGCTATCAGTGCTGTCCACCGACTCTGCGGATTTTTCTGTGGCGCCTCCTGGCCAACTGGCGAATTTGAGACCCTCAACATGATCATGGTG AACGCACTATTTTGGCTGCTGGTATTCTGCCTGGCTCTCGTCGTATTTCCATCGTTGAGGAAACCGTACCGCTTTTACCTGTGGATGCTGCAGCTCCTGCTGGCTGTGACCTGTATGCCGGTGACGAGACCTCTTCCCCTGATGGCCCTCATCCACTTCCTGCTGCGGGATCACAATAGACTCAGCATCTTGGTCTTCTATCTGCTGCTAGTGGTTTTAACATGCATCACTGTGGCCTGGCAAATTGGCAGCGCCTCAAAGGCCAGTACGCGCATTCGCAAGATATTCCATCTTCTTATTGTGCTGGTCTATATCCCGGGATTAATCTACGAGTGCGCCTTGCTGTACTTGGCCACTGGAGTGGCGTTGGCTGCTTTTGTGGTCCTGGAGCTGCTGCGACTCCTTAAGATTCCTCCATTCGCCGAGCGACTGTCCGATGCATTCCGTTCCTTCAAGGATGAGAAGGATGCCGGAGAATTGGCTCTGACGCCGTTTTGTCTGCTCATCGGTTGCTCCATGCCCGTTTGGATGACGCCATGTCCCTGCTCTGGAGGCGATACCTTGGCTCTGCTCTCCGGAATCCTGGCGGTGGGCGTAGGTGACACTGCGGCTAGTGTGGTGGGCTCCAAATTGGGACGCAACAAGTGGGGAA aatCCTCCCGCTCACTGGAGGGCACCATTGCCTTTGTGGTTTCCATTCTGCTCGCCGTATGGTTGCTGGATATTACCGGCTTGGTGGGCATGACTCAGGCGAAATGGTTTGCTACCATTTTTGCGGCATTGAATACCGCTTTGGTAGAGGCTTTTACCGACCAGGTGGACAACCTAGTTCTGCCCCTCATATTCTATGCGATTGTTGGCCTGGCATAA